Proteins from a single region of Hordeum vulgare subsp. vulgare chromosome 6H, MorexV3_pseudomolecules_assembly, whole genome shotgun sequence:
- the LOC123402406 gene encoding catalase isozyme 2 isoform X2, which translates to MDPCKFRPSSSFDTKTTTTNAGQPVWNDNEALTVGPRGPILLEDYHLLEKIAHFARERIPERVVHARGASAKGFFECTHDVTGLTCADFLRAPGARTPVIVRFSTVIHERGSPETIRDPRGFAVKFYTREGNWDLLGNNFPVFFIRDGIKFPDVIHAFKPNPKSHVQEYWRVFDFLSHHPESLHTFFFLFDDVGIPTDYRHMDGFGVNTYTFVSRAGKSHYVKFHWRPTCGVSCLMDDEATLVGGKNHSHATQDLYDSIDAGNFPEWKLFVQVIDPDEEDRFDFDPLDDTKTWPEDLVPLQPVGRLVLDRNVDNFFNENEQLAFGPGLVVPGIYYSDDKMLQCRVFAYADTQRYRLGPNYLMLPVNAPKCGFKNNHYDGAMNFMHRDEEVDYYPSRHAPLRQAEPASFPVPTRPVVGKREKTRIKKENDFVQPGERYRSWAPDRQDRFVRRFSDALAHPKVSHELRVIWIDFLSKCDKSCGMKVANRLNVKPSM; encoded by the exons ATGGATCCCTGCAAG TTCCGGCCGTCGAGCAGCTTCGACaccaagacgacgacgacgaacgcCGGGCAGCCGGTGTGGAACGACAACGAGGCGCTCACGGTGGGGCCGCGCGGCCCGATCCTGCTGGAGGACTATCACCTGCTGGAGAAGATCGCCCACTTCGCGCGGGAGCGCATCCCGGAGCGCGTCGTGCACGCGCGCGGCGCCTCCGCCAAGGGCTTCTTCGAGTGCACCCACGACGTCACCGGCCTCACCTGCGCCGACTTCCTCCGCGCGCCCGGGGCGCGCACGCCGGTCATCGTCCGCTTCTCCACCGTGATCCACGAGCGCGGCTCGCCGGAGACCATCCGTGACCCGCGCGGGTTCGCCGTCAAGTTTTACACGCGCGAGGGCAACTGGGACCTGCTCGGCAACAACTTCCCCGTCTTCTTCATCCGCGACGGCATCAAGTTCCCCGACGTCATCCACGCCTTCAAGCCCAACCCAAAGTCCCACGTGCAG GAGTACTGGCGCGTCTTCGACTTCCTCTCCCACCACCCGGAGAGCCTccacaccttcttcttcctcttcgacgACGTCGGCATCCCCACCGACTACCGCCACATGGACGGCTTCGGCGTCAACACCTACACCTTCGTCTCCCGCGCCGGCAAGTCCCACTACGTCAAGTTCCACTGGCGCCCCACCTGCGGCGTCAGCTGCCTCATGGACGACGAGGCAACCCTCGTTGGCGGCAAGAACCACAGCCACGCCACGCAGGACCTCTACGACTCCATCGACGCCGGCAACTTCCCCGAGTGGAAGCTCTTCGTGCAGGTCATCGACCCCGACGAAGAGGACCGCTTCGACTTCGACCCGCTCGACGACACCAAGACATGGCCAGAGGACCTCGTCCCCCTCCAGCCCGTGGGCCGCCTCGTGCTCGACCGCAACGTCGACAACTTCTTCAACGAGAACGAGCAGCTCGCCTTCGGCCCCGGCCTCGTCGTGCCCGGGATCTACTACTCCGACGACAAGATGCTGCAGTGCAGGGTGTTCGCATACGCCGACACGCAGCGCTACCGCCTGGGGCCAAACTACCTGATGCTCCCCGTCAACGCGCCCAAGTGCGGCTTCAAGAACAACCACTACGACGGCGCCATGAACTTCATGCACCGCGATGAGGAGGTGGACTACTACCCGTCTCGCCACGCGCCGCTCCGGCAGGCCGAGCCGGCCAGCTTCCCCGTGCCGACGAGGCCCGTGGTTGGAAAGAGGGAGAAGACGAGGATCAAGAAGGAGAACGACTTCGTGCAGCCCGGGGAGAGGTACCGCAGCTGGGCGCCCGACCGCCAGGACAGGTTCGTGCGCCGCTTCTCCGACGCGCTCGCGCACCCCAAGGTCAGCCACGAGCTGCGTGTCATCTGGATCGACTTCCTCTCCAAG
- the LOC123402406 gene encoding catalase isozyme 2 isoform X1 encodes MDPCKFRPSSSFDTKTTTTNAGQPVWNDNEALTVGPRGPILLEDYHLLEKIAHFARERIPERVVHARGASAKGFFECTHDVTGLTCADFLRAPGARTPVIVRFSTVIHERGSPETIRDPRGFAVKFYTREGNWDLLGNNFPVFFIRDGIKFPDVIHAFKPNPKSHVQEYWRVFDFLSHHPESLHTFFFLFDDVGIPTDYRHMDGFGVNTYTFVSRAGKSHYVKFHWRPTCGVSCLMDDEATLVGGKNHSHATQDLYDSIDAGNFPEWKLFVQVIDPDEEDRFDFDPLDDTKTWPEDLVPLQPVGRLVLDRNVDNFFNENEQLAFGPGLVVPGIYYSDDKMLQCRVFAYADTQRYRLGPNYLMLPVNAPKCGFKNNHYDGAMNFMHRDEEVDYYPSRHAPLRQAEPASFPVPTRPVVGKREKTRIKKENDFVQPGERYRSWAPDRQDRFVRRFSDALAHPKVSHELRVIWIDFLSKCDKSCGMKVANRLNVKPSM; translated from the exons ATGGATCCCTGCAAG TTCCGGCCGTCGAGCAGCTTCGACaccaagacgacgacgacgaacgcCGGGCAGCCGGTGTGGAACGACAACGAGGCGCTCACGGTGGGGCCGCGCGGCCCGATCCTGCTGGAGGACTATCACCTGCTGGAGAAGATCGCCCACTTCGCGCGGGAGCGCATCCCGGAGCGCGTCGTGCACGCGCGCGGCGCCTCCGCCAAGGGCTTCTTCGAGTGCACCCACGACGTCACCGGCCTCACCTGCGCCGACTTCCTCCGCGCGCCCGGGGCGCGCACGCCGGTCATCGTCCGCTTCTCCACCGTGATCCACGAGCGCGGCTCGCCGGAGACCATCCGTGACCCGCGCGGGTTCGCCGTCAAGTTTTACACGCGCGAGGGCAACTGGGACCTGCTCGGCAACAACTTCCCCGTCTTCTTCATCCGCGACGGCATCAAGTTCCCCGACGTCATCCACGCCTTCAAGCCCAACCCAAAGTCCCACGTGCAG GAGTACTGGCGCGTCTTCGACTTCCTCTCCCACCACCCGGAGAGCCTccacaccttcttcttcctcttcgacgACGTCGGCATCCCCACCGACTACCGCCACATGGACGGCTTCGGCGTCAACACCTACACCTTCGTCTCCCGCGCCGGCAAGTCCCACTACGTCAAGTTCCACTGGCGCCCCACCTGCGGCGTCAGCTGCCTCATGGACGACGAGGCAACCCTCGTTGGCGGCAAGAACCACAGCCACGCCACGCAGGACCTCTACGACTCCATCGACGCCGGCAACTTCCCCGAGTGGAAGCTCTTCGTGCAGGTCATCGACCCCGACGAAGAGGACCGCTTCGACTTCGACCCGCTCGACGACACCAAGACATGGCCAGAGGACCTCGTCCCCCTCCAGCCCGTGGGCCGCCTCGTGCTCGACCGCAACGTCGACAACTTCTTCAACGAGAACGAGCAGCTCGCCTTCGGCCCCGGCCTCGTCGTGCCCGGGATCTACTACTCCGACGACAAGATGCTGCAGTGCAGGGTGTTCGCATACGCCGACACGCAGCGCTACCGCCTGGGGCCAAACTACCTGATGCTCCCCGTCAACGCGCCCAAGTGCGGCTTCAAGAACAACCACTACGACGGCGCCATGAACTTCATGCACCGCGATGAGGAGGTGGACTACTACCCGTCTCGCCACGCGCCGCTCCGGCAGGCCGAGCCGGCCAGCTTCCCCGTGCCGACGAGGCCCGTGGTTGGAAAGAGGGAGAAGACGAGGATCAAGAAGGAGAACGACTTCGTGCAGCCCGGGGAGAGGTACCGCAGCTGGGCGCCCGACCGCCAGGACAGGTTCGTGCGCCGCTTCTCCGACGCGCTCGCGCACCCCAAGGTCAGCCACGAGCTGCGTGTCATCTGGATCGACTTCCTCTCCAAG TGTGACAAGTCGTGCGGGATGAAGGTGGCGAACCGCCTCAACGTGAAGCCAAGCATGTGA
- the LOC123402406 gene encoding catalase isozyme 2 isoform X3, whose translation MDPCKFRPSSSFDTKTTTTNAGQPVWNDNEALTVGPRGPILLEDYHLLEKIAHFARERIPERVVHARGASAKGFFECTHDVTGLTCADFLRAPGARTPVIVRFSTVIHERGSPETIRDPRGFAVKFYTREGNWDLLGNNFPVFFIRDGIKFPDVIHAFKPNPKSHVQEYWRVFDFLSHHPESLHTFFFLFDDVGIPTDYRHMDGFGVNTYTFVSRAGKSHYVKFHWRPTCGVSCLMDDEATLVGGKNHSHATQDLYDSIDAGNFPEWKLFVQVIDPDEEDRFDFDPLDDTKTWPEDLVPLQPVGRLVLDRNVDNFFNENEQLAFGPGLVVPGIYYSDDKMLQCRVFAYADTQRYRLGPNYLMLPVNAPKCGFKNNHYDGAMNFMHRDEEVDYYPSRHAPLRQAEPASFPVPTRPVVGKREKTRIKKENDFVQPGERYRSWAPDRQDRFVRRFSDALAHPKVSHELRVIWIDFLSKVTNDSSSDWTQ comes from the exons ATGGATCCCTGCAAG TTCCGGCCGTCGAGCAGCTTCGACaccaagacgacgacgacgaacgcCGGGCAGCCGGTGTGGAACGACAACGAGGCGCTCACGGTGGGGCCGCGCGGCCCGATCCTGCTGGAGGACTATCACCTGCTGGAGAAGATCGCCCACTTCGCGCGGGAGCGCATCCCGGAGCGCGTCGTGCACGCGCGCGGCGCCTCCGCCAAGGGCTTCTTCGAGTGCACCCACGACGTCACCGGCCTCACCTGCGCCGACTTCCTCCGCGCGCCCGGGGCGCGCACGCCGGTCATCGTCCGCTTCTCCACCGTGATCCACGAGCGCGGCTCGCCGGAGACCATCCGTGACCCGCGCGGGTTCGCCGTCAAGTTTTACACGCGCGAGGGCAACTGGGACCTGCTCGGCAACAACTTCCCCGTCTTCTTCATCCGCGACGGCATCAAGTTCCCCGACGTCATCCACGCCTTCAAGCCCAACCCAAAGTCCCACGTGCAG GAGTACTGGCGCGTCTTCGACTTCCTCTCCCACCACCCGGAGAGCCTccacaccttcttcttcctcttcgacgACGTCGGCATCCCCACCGACTACCGCCACATGGACGGCTTCGGCGTCAACACCTACACCTTCGTCTCCCGCGCCGGCAAGTCCCACTACGTCAAGTTCCACTGGCGCCCCACCTGCGGCGTCAGCTGCCTCATGGACGACGAGGCAACCCTCGTTGGCGGCAAGAACCACAGCCACGCCACGCAGGACCTCTACGACTCCATCGACGCCGGCAACTTCCCCGAGTGGAAGCTCTTCGTGCAGGTCATCGACCCCGACGAAGAGGACCGCTTCGACTTCGACCCGCTCGACGACACCAAGACATGGCCAGAGGACCTCGTCCCCCTCCAGCCCGTGGGCCGCCTCGTGCTCGACCGCAACGTCGACAACTTCTTCAACGAGAACGAGCAGCTCGCCTTCGGCCCCGGCCTCGTCGTGCCCGGGATCTACTACTCCGACGACAAGATGCTGCAGTGCAGGGTGTTCGCATACGCCGACACGCAGCGCTACCGCCTGGGGCCAAACTACCTGATGCTCCCCGTCAACGCGCCCAAGTGCGGCTTCAAGAACAACCACTACGACGGCGCCATGAACTTCATGCACCGCGATGAGGAGGTGGACTACTACCCGTCTCGCCACGCGCCGCTCCGGCAGGCCGAGCCGGCCAGCTTCCCCGTGCCGACGAGGCCCGTGGTTGGAAAGAGGGAGAAGACGAGGATCAAGAAGGAGAACGACTTCGTGCAGCCCGGGGAGAGGTACCGCAGCTGGGCGCCCGACCGCCAGGACAGGTTCGTGCGCCGCTTCTCCGACGCGCTCGCGCACCCCAAGGTCAGCCACGAGCTGCGTGTCATCTGGATCGACTTCCTCTCCAAGGTAACTAATGATTCATCAAGTGATTGGACCCAATAA